In Rosa rugosa chromosome 4, drRosRugo1.1, whole genome shotgun sequence, the genomic stretch CAAAAGGCTCTTTTATTCAATTACAATTTAGGAGGCAAAGAATACTAATACCTTCAAGCCTCGACTAAACTAGCTACACAccaaatataaaaataattatatcTTAATACTTCTTTTGAAAAGTTGCATGTATACATGTCTACCAATGCGTGTGGCTTGGTTTtagtctcttcttcttcttttttttagttaattatTAGTTAATTTTGATATCATAAACCCATTTGACCCTTTCTTGTAGAATAGAGTTTTCTACATTACATTCAAgagaaaaatgaaggaaaacgCAGGTTTTCTAatgtatacacacacacactataatACAAGGTTTTGTACTTTTAATACAAAGCTAGCGCATTACAAATGATTCCATTGAGTTTGTTTTACAAACTGTATGCACATGCAAAAGAAGTTTAATTCATCCCAAGGTTGACCTAGTTTCAACCTAAGactaaaattttcaaaagcAATCTTAATGAAAACCACAACAATGGTTTCAAATACACTAGCTCGCTAATTCTACGATGTACATTTTATATAAGATATTTGTAATCTTTGATTTTCaacctaaaaataaaatttgtcatgttattattattatttttttaataaagggctggtgcagtTGCCCTCaaatcttgattaatgaaactgtcgaatacaaggaggGATATTGCATCTAAATCCCTAATTAGAATAAGCATATAGAGAACATCCTATCTCACATTTTCTCTTTCATACATTTTATCTTTTAATTGTAGCCGGCCGTTAACAGAGGAGCGAGAGCGCAAAACCCTAGGGGCGGCGGCAATCCTAGACCGAATTGATCGCTCTCGTCCGGTGGCGACCCCGGCATCTTGGTTGGCCTTTGGCCTCGCTGACGCTGCGcggtctgctgccggacggggatGAAGGCTATCGTTTCGAGGAGCTCCTTTTGAGGGGTCTTGTTTGAGGTTTTTGCAGGTTGGCTCAGGCTGAAGGATTGGCTTGAAATCTCTATATGCGGTGGCTATGTAGGCGGAATTGGGACCTCGGTTTGCTGCTGGATCAACGACCTTCCGCGAAGGGTTAACTTTTTGCGGCGGCGGGGATTGCAAGCTTCTGGATCGGGGCACGTCGTGGTGATGCTAGGTGTGGCGACGTGTTTCTAGGTGATTTGGGCTATGACGATGATTCGTTGCGGCGGATCATGGCGGAACAGGCGCGGCATGGTCGGCGGAGCAGGCGCGGCGCTGAATCTGTTCGATGGCCAGGCGTGTGTGGAGATGAAGGTTGGGCCTGGGCCCGGTCAGACTTGCTGGGCTTTTTGCATGGGCCTCTTTGGATCTGCCTTGAACTGAAtatgttgggctagggtttttccttaggcccatccctatgttaattagtttgtctagttacaataatttcctttgttttaggAACCTAAGCACTATTGTGCACCTTATGTCtctttagcgtctctggagtagtaccgaaggaggatatccgctagTTCTACGTATTGAATGtgtaatgagtaggactatatgtacgtaccacttgtgggtactaccactagctttttgtctgtctatgcccttaaatgacagcgaaatggtatgtaacggcctatttctgacttgtgatgaatatattatttcgcccCTGGCAGGCTGGCATATTCAAAAATATAGAGAACATCCTAAAATAAAAGCAGGAATCTCTACCAAATAAATGTATTCTACCCATCTAAATCTGTCATGTTATTTAAGAAATTACGAATATAGTTATTAAGAATAGTATAGAGTTTTGTAATATTCTTTAATTTTTCACTTGTTTCTAAGATTATATATACTTGATATTCGGGATCGTAAGATCAATTGATATCTTCATCTTTTGGTTAGTTATCAAGACATAAAATAAGGTTTTTAGTACACTTACAAGATTGCAGGACATATTAGACATtagttcaaaaacaaaaacaaggaagagatttTACGAAAGCAACCAAAGAACACGCTTTAGCTTTTTGAAGGGGGTAGCACTCCACTTtgttttgctttgctttgctttgtgAAGGAGTCCCCATAGAAACTCATTTTGGAGAACCAAAGGGAATTAGAAAATGCCATGTTCAACAGAGGAAGCACTTGCTAGGCTCTTCTACAATACTTCATCCTCCATCCACCTCCTCCTTCTCTTCCTCTATGTCTCCTCCATTGTTCTTGCCAAGTTCTTCTACTTCGTTGGCAGCAACCCAATATTCCCAAGGTCTTACAGTTTACATGCTATTAGCAATATCGTAAATCTCCACTCTTCTAGTTTTCATGCTTTAATTTGTTGTGTTCCTTCTGCAGAAACCAGAATGGATACGAGAACTATCTGTTTTCggatgaagaagaggaggaggaagaagaagaagaattagaagaaaGGCACAGCTTTCATGTTCATGGTCATCAGTACTACACTGAAAACAATCATCTGGTGGCCGACATCATTCATGGAGGTGAAGCACTAAAGTTTTTGCCTAACGACAACCTTCAGAGGGATCGATCAAGTTTTTCTGATCAAGAGTTCATTAGCGCCGGGGAGAGCCTAATTGAAGAAGACCAAGATGATATGTCACAAGGTTCAGAATCAGAACAAGATCATATTGCAGAGGAAATCCCTGTAAGAGATACTGCTTCTGTTTGCAATTCTGTCCCGAATGATCAAGTCTGGACCACTTCTCCGATCACTATAGAACTACACAGAAGTGAGTTGAGGAGAAATGACAAAAGATGTGATGGTATGTCACATTCTGAGAAGCAACATCTTAGTTTGTTACACAGTTACACTAACTAGTCACATGTAGTACTTCTAATGCTTCCATATACATTCTGCAGTCTGACATTGCTTATGATTTTTGTACAGATAATCATGAGGATTCTGATCAGATTACCGAAAACAATACAGAGACAAAATTATCTGGGGATGAAAATTTTCTAGTATTTAGGCCGCCCCAGTCGGAGACCAAGAAATTAATCAAGGTTCAAGAAAACAAAGAGGATGAAATTTTTGGTGACTCGACAGTTGGATCAACTTCTAAGAGCTCTTCTGAATGGAGAAGCTCAATCAATTGTTCTGCGACCGAAGATCCATTTTCTTCCTCATCACGGAGAAGCTGCCCCAAGTGGGAGTCTTACACTGTCTTTCAGAAATATGATGAAGAAATGATGTACCTAGACAGAATTAGTGCTCAAAAGCTCCATGAAACAGGTCATTTCATTTCTCTGGTTACTTAATTATTTTGGTACTAAACATTGTTTAAAAGCTTAGCTTGACTCTAAAACtcctgtattttttttttcagaatcaCTTAGGTCTATTCAGGTTTGTCCAAGATCAATTTCAGAGAGGATTGTTCATCGAATCTCATTAGCAACTAAACGGCCATCTGACGTACGTCACAACCCTTATCATGAACTAGAGGCTGCTTATGTTGCTCAAATTT encodes the following:
- the LOC133743830 gene encoding uncharacterized protein LOC133743830 isoform X2 is translated as MPCSTEEALARLFYNTSSSIHLLLLFLYVSSIVLAKFFYFVGSNPIFPRNQNGYENYLFSDEEEEEEEEEELEERHSFHVHGHQYYTENNHLVADIIHGGEALKFLPNDNLQRDRSSFSDQEFISAGESLIEEDQDDMSQGSESEQDHIAEEIPVRDTASVCNSVPNDQVWTTSPITIELHRSELRRNDKRCDDNHEDSDQITENNTETKLSGDENFLVFRPPQSETKKLIKVQENKEDEIFGDSTVGSTSKSSSEWRSSINCSATEDPFSSSSRRSCPKWESYTVFQKYDEEMMYLDRISAQKLHETESLRSIQVCPRSISERIVHRISLATKRPSDVRHNPYHELEAAYVAQICITWEALNWNYKKFEQKRASSHHDFDPGCPGQIAQQFQQFQVLLQRYVENEPYEQGRRPEIYARMRLLAPKLLQVPEYREDDDHEKEEGFGSRISSAAFLMIMEDGIRTFMEFLKADKEKPCQKLSAMFRRKRRGSVDPTLLNLMKKVNQKKKMKIKDLRRSHKCLRKKSLKVEEEMEILLGLIDLKLVSRVLRMGDLSAEQLHWCEEKMSKVRVLDGKYHRDSTPLFFPAQ
- the LOC133743830 gene encoding uncharacterized protein LOC133743830 isoform X1, translating into MPCSTEEALARLFYNTSSSIHLLLLFLYVSSIVLAKFFYFVGSNPIFPRNQNGYENYLFSDEEEEEEEEEELEERHSFHVHGHQYYTENNHLVADIIHGGEALKFLPNDNLQRDRSSFSDQEFISAGESLIEEDQDDMSQGSESEQDHIAEEIPVRDTASVCNSVPNDQVWTTSPITIELHRSELRRNDKRCDDNHEDSDQITENNTETKLSGDENFLVFRPPQSETKKLIKVQENKEDEIFGDSTVGSTSKSSSEWRSSINCSATEDPFSSSSRRSCPKWESYTVFQKYDEEMMYLDRISAQKLHETESLRSIQVCPRSISERIVHRISLATKRPSDVRHNPYHELEAAYVAQICITWEALNWNYKKFEQKRASSHHDFDPGCPGQIAQQFQQFQVLLQRYVENEPYEQGRRPEIYARMRLLAPKLLQVPEYRASEDDDHEKEEGFGSRISSAAFLMIMEDGIRTFMEFLKADKEKPCQKLSAMFRRKRRGSVDPTLLNLMKKVNQKKKMKIKDLRRSHKCLRKKSLKVEEEMEILLGLIDLKLVSRVLRMGDLSAEQLHWCEEKMSKVRVLDGKYHRDSTPLFFPAQ